The Drosophila suzukii unplaced genomic scaffold, CBGP_Dsuzu_IsoJpt1.0 scf_37, whole genome shotgun sequence genome includes a region encoding these proteins:
- the LOC139354859 gene encoding uncharacterized protein, giving the protein MDTIAADNYTASELRCWLEKLGLPKSGTKATLAARLNGVPPEARGDCPVLDPKDMTDIEAGPEERSNSAAVQGTDQDDVGATSLDAQNNDETANNNMCVPEISIQLESLKRHLEVVQLENEFLKLEVSRRQPLNRVTAPSMSNLPETQNNVSTPNQTNVTLSDLENIVAEAARPNTAIFNNNSLVTMVKEMLPPFDGAVNSKVPVNTWIAQLNAIIKMYKLSEDITRILVMSKLKDRAQIWLHSSENFLSLPVQDLLTQLAEAFQSKESKIMSRRKFQERKWQPAEDFATYFNDKTLLAAHIRIDDEELIDSIIEGIPDTLLRQQAHMHCFNSSAQLLQAFSKVTLRKPSLAFGRHKDVSGNQPGPAVRCFNCNSVGHFAADCRKPKRAYGACYGCGSLEHLISHCNEKKNATKNEYNA; this is encoded by the exons ATGGACACCATCGCTGCAGACAACTACACAGCATCAGAACTTCGATGTTGGCTGGAAAAACTTGGGTTGCCGAAAAGCGGCACCAAGGCAACACTAGCAGCGCGGTTGAATGGTGTGCCCCCCGAAGCCCGAGGAGATTGTCCAGTACTGGACCCGAAGGACATGACCGACATTGAAGCTGGGCCTGAGGAAAGGTCAAATAGTGCTGCAGTTCAAGGAACCGATCAGGACGATGTCGGGGCTACATCGCTGGATGCCCAAAACAACGACGAAACcgccaacaacaacatgtGCGTTCCAGAAATTTCCATACAATTGGAATCTCTGAAGCGCCATTTAGAAGTCGTCCAATTGGAAAATGAGTTTCTCAAATTGGAAGTTTCCCGGCGTCAGCCATTGAATAGAGTGACCGCACCTTCGATGAGCAATTTGCCAGAAACCCAGAACAATGTTTCCACACCAAATCAAACCAATGTCACCCTATCGGATTTGGAGAATATTGTTGCAGAGGCTGCCAGGCCTAATACAGCCATTTTTAACAACAATTCTTTGGTGACCATGGTTAAGGAAATGCTTCCACCTTTCGACGGTGCTGTTAACAGCAAAGTGCCAGTTAACACGTGGATCGCACAGCTCAACGCGATCATAAAAATGTACAAGCTGAGTGAAGACATAACGCGCATACTGGTTATGTCAAAGTTGAAAGACCGCGCTCAAATTTGGTTGCACTCTTCTGAGAACTTTCTGTCCTTGCCAGTCCAGGACCTGTTAACTCAACTCGCAGAGGCTTTTCAGTCAAAAGAGAGCAAGATAATGTCCAGACGCAAGTTCCAGGAGCGAAAGTGGCAACCAGCTGAAGACTTTGCTACGTACTTCAACGACAAGACCCTGTTGGCTGCACACATCCGGATAGACGACGAGGAATTAATCGACAGTATCATCGAAGGAATACCGGATACTCTTCTACGGCAACAGGCACACATGCACTGTTTTAATTCGTCTGCCCAGCTGTTGCAGGCATTCTCCAAAGTAACATTGCGGAAACCATCTCTCGCATTTGGACGCCACAAAGACGTTTCCGGAAATCAGCCCGGACCCGCTGTAAGATGCTTCAACTGTAACTCCGTGGGTCATTTCGCGGCCGACTGCCGCAAGCCTAAGCGCGCGTACGGCGCTTGCTACGGTTGTGGAAGCTTGGAGCACCTGATATCTCATTGCAACGAGAAGAAGAACGCAACCAAAAATGAATAT AATGCCTAA